In Betta splendens chromosome 19, fBetSpl5.4, whole genome shotgun sequence, the following proteins share a genomic window:
- the LOC114846277 gene encoding transmembrane protease serine 9-like — protein sequence MAALAVWILFMCTVFTESEAQNCGVAPLNTRIVGGADAPASSWPWQVSIRYNGAHICGGTLISDQWVLTAAHCIITSTLSDWTLYFGIVTQSGPNPNQVIRTVSQIIVNSNYNNTLDNNDIALMQLTSSITFNNYIRPICLASSSSQFYNSTPCWATGWGRLGSDQPLVAYNILQEVQIPVVGPKECSCDYKESVNITDQMICAGQPNKGTCQGDSGGPLQCKQGSVWVQAGISSFAPQPCALAGYPSVFARVSAFQLWITNQVSAANVGFVTFTSSGINQDDSVVCLSPTINRDQISTTTSATANQNVTSAHNQISTTTSATANQNVTSAQNQISTTTSATANQNVTSAQNQISTTTSATANQNGNLTQNQISTTTSATANQNVTSAHNQISTTTSATANQNVTSAQNQISTTTSASANQNGNLTQNQISTTTSATAIQNVTSAHNQISTTTSATANQNVTSAQNQISTTTSATANQNGNLTQNQISTTTSATANQNVTLAQNQISTTTSATANQTVTLTHNQTLTTIQKQTSTTSSATVPKLSFTLILVICGFFTQN from the exons ATGGCAGCCTTGGCTGTGTGGATACTCTTCATGTGCACAGTCTTCACTG AGTCAGAGGCTCAGA ACTGTGGAGTGGCACCTCTGAACACCAGGATAGTGGGAGGTGCGGATGCACCAGCTAGTTCATGGCCATGGCAGGTCAGCATCCGTTACAATGGAGCTCACATATGTGGAGGGACCCTGATCAGTGACCAGTGGGTCCTCACAGCAGCCCACTGCATCATAAC GAGCACGCTGAGCGATTGGACTCTCTACTTTGGAATAGTGACTCAGAGTGGCCCAAATCCAAATCAAGTCATTCGCACTGTGTCTCAAATCATAGTTAATTCTAATTATAACAACACGTTGGACAACAATGACATCGCCCTCATGCAGCTCACCAGCTCTATCACCTTCAATAACTACATCCGTCCTATCTGCCTGGCCAGTAGCTCCAGTCAGTTCTACAATtccaccccctgctgggccaCAGGCTGGGGGCGACTGGGGAGTGATC AACCACTGGTTGCTTATAACATCCTTCAGGAGGTTCAAATTCCTGTTGTTGGACCCAAAGAGTGCAGCTGTGATTACAAAGAATCAGTAAACATCACTGACCAGATGATTTGTGCTGGACAGCCAAACAAAGGAACCTGCCAG gGAGACTCTGGTGGACCGCTGCAATGCAAACAAGGCTCAGTGTGGGTCCAGGCTGGCATCTCCAGCTTTGCACCCCAGCCCTGTGCTCTGGCTGGTTATCCTAGCGTCTTTGCTCGAGTGTCTGCGTTTCAGTTATGGATCACAAACCAAGTGTCTGCGGCCAATGTTGGCTTTGTGACATTCACCTCTAGTGGCATTAACCAGGATGACAGCGTTGTGTGTTTGAGCCCAACAATAAATCGGGATCAGATTTCAACCACAACCTCAGCCACTGCAAATCAGAACGTGACTTCAGCTCACAATCAGATTTCAACCACAACCTCAGCCACTGCAAATCAGAACGTGACTTCAGCTCAGAATCAGATTTCAACCACGACCTCAGCCACTGCAAATCAGAACGTGACTTCAGCTCAGAATCAGATTTCAACCACAACCTCAGCCACTGCAAATCAGAATGGGAATTTAACTCAGAATCAGATTTCAACCACAACCTCAGCTACTGCAAATCAGAATGTGACTTCAGCTCACAATCAGATTTCAACCACAACCTCAGCCACTGCAAATCAGAACGTAACTTCAGCTCAGAATCAGATTTCAACCACAACCTCAGCCTCTGCAAATCAGAATGGGAATTTAACTCAGAATCAGATTTCAACCACAACCTCAGCTACTGCAATTCAGAATGTGACTTCAGCTCACAATCAGATTTCAACCACAACCTCAGCCACTGCAAATCAGAACGTGACTTCAGCTCAGAATCAGATTTCAACCACAACCTCAGCCACTGCAAATCAGAATGGGAATTTAACTCAGAATCAGATTTCAACCACAACCTCAGCCACTGCAAATCAGAACGTGACTTTAGCTCAGAATCAGATTTCAACCACAACCTCAGCCACTGCAAATCAGACTGTGACTTTAACTCATAACCAGACTTTAACCACGATTCAGAAGCAGACTTCAACAACAAGCTCCGCCACTGTACCAAAGCtgtcatttactttaattttagTCATTTGTGGCTTTTTCACACAAAACTAA